The Methylocella silvestris BL2 DNA segment GCGTCGAGATCCTCGGTCGCCTGCGTGAGCAGATCGCGGATTTCGGCCGCCCGTCCCGACAGCGAGGCGGCGACGTGCCCGTGCTCGCGGTCGAGCGCCGCATTGATGTCGCTTGCATGCTGCCCGAGCGTATCGCCGATTTCGCTCGTGCGGGCCGCGATCGCTTCAGCCACAGCGCGGCCGCGTGATTCGAGCTCGCTCGCGGTGAGGTCGAGCCGGCCTGCGATCAGCGTTTCAAATTCCGACACGCGCGTATCGAGCGCCGTCGCGATTGAACGCGCCTGCGCCGCGAAGGTCGCGTCGATCTCCGCTGCGCGATCCGCCAGGCTTTGCGCCAGAGCGGCGGCGCTGGAGGCGAGCGTAGCCTGGATCTCCCTCGCCTTGCCGTCGAGGGCGCGGATCACATTGTCGCTGCCTTCGCCCAGCATCCGGGCGAGTTCGCCGGCGCGCGCGCTCAGGGCGGCGTCGAGCGCCGTGGCGCGCGATTCGAAGCCGGCGTCGAAGCGTTCGGTCAGCGCCTGCAGCGTCTGTCCGATTTCTTGCGCCCGCGCTGCGGTCCGATTTTCGAAGTCGCCGATCTGTCCTTCGAGCGCCCGCGCCGTTTCGCCGGCGCGCCGGGCCAGCCGTTCGTTGAGATCGCCGCCGCGCACAGTCAGCGTGTTCTCGATCGCGCCAAGACGGTCGGACAGCGTCGCCGTGAAGCGCTCGGTCTGGTCGCTCAGATTCGAGGCCACCGCGCCGCCATGACCAAGGAACGTCTCCTCGAACATCGCGAGGCGCGAGGACAGCGCCTCATTGATGCGCTCGCTATGGACGGCAATCGCGTCGATCGCCTGCGAGGCCGTTTCCGTGAAGCGGTCGTTGAGGTCGCCTGCATGGTAGCCGATGGCGGCCGCGGCCTGCTGCGCCGTGGCGTCGAAGCTTTCCTGCAGCGCCTGGGTCTCGCCGGCGAAAGCCTGCACGGCCTCCTGGCTGCGCGCCGAGAGGTTCTCGGTCAACTGGCTCGCCTGGATCGTCAGCGTGTTGAAGGCTTCGCCCAACATCAGCGTCAGGCGCTCCTCGAGGCCCGACGTATGGTCGGCGAAGGCGGCGAGCGACTGGCTGCCGATCCCTTGCAGACGATCCTGCATCTCATCCGAATAGCCGGACAGCGCGCCGAGCGTCTCGCCAAGCGTCGAAGCCAGCCTTGTCTGCAACGACTCGGTGTGGCTAGCGAGGGCTCCGAGCGAGCGCTGCGTCGTCGCCTCAAGGCGTTCGTTGACGCGGTCGGTCTGGGCGCCGAGGGTGAGCAGCGTCTCGCCGACAGTCGCGTTAAGGCGTTGATTTACATCATCCGCATGCTTTGTCAGGGAGCCGAGCGTCTCGCCGACAGCGAGGGCGAGCCGCTCGCTGAGCGCCTCGGTGCGGGCGCCCAGGGCGTTCGCGGAAATATCCGCGCTCGACGTTAGCCGCGCGCCGATCTCGGCGAGGTGGGCGTCGAGCGCCGCCAGCGATTCGCTGAGCGTCGCGCGCAGGGCGTCGGTCTGGCTCGTCAGCGCGCCGGCGGAATTGGCGGCGGTCGCTGCGAGCTTCTCGCTGATTTCGGCGGCGTGGTCGCTCAGCGCGCCGAGCGTCGCCGCGACGGCTCCTGCAAGCCTCTCGCGCAACGCTTCGACCGGAGAGGTCAGCGCGTCGGCCGACTGGCGGGCGGTCTCGGACAGGCGCGTGCTGACGTCGTCGGTATGTGCGGTGAGGCTGGCGAGCGCCTCGGACAGCGTCGCCTCGAGCCGTTCATGCACGCTTTGGGCGTGGCCGCTGAAGGCGTTGACCGTGAACTGCGCCGTCGATTCGAGGCGGCCGCTCATCGATTCCGTATGCTGCGTCAGGGCGCCGAGCGTCTCGGCGAGCGTGTCGTTGAGGCGCTGATGCAGCGCTTCGCTGTGTTCGGCGAAGGCGCCGATGGAATAATGCGCGGTCGCCTCGAGGCGCTCGCTCATCTCGATGGAATGCTCGTCGAGCGCGCCGACCACGGCGCCGAGTCTTTCGTGCAGCGCGTCCGTCCGTTCGGCGAGCGCGCCCGCCGACAGATCCGCGGTGGCCGCGAGGCGCCCCGCGATGGCGTCGGAATGCTCGTCGATCGCGGCGACGACGGCGCCAAGGCGCTCCTGCAGCGAATCCGCCTGGCCGGCAAGCGCGCCGGCCGATTGCTGCGCAGCGGCCTCGACGCGACGGGCGATCTCTTCATTATGCGCCGTCAAAGCGGCGATGGCGGCGCCGAGCCGCTCGCGCAGCGCCTCGGATTGGCCGGCGACGGCGTCAGCCGACTGTTCCGCAGTCGAGGCGAGCCGTTCGCCGATGGCGTCCGATTTTTCGTTGAGGAGGCTCAGCGCGGCCTCGATGCGCTGCTCCAGCGCCTGCGTGCGCTCGGCCAGGGTTCCGACCGAGTCGCGCGCGCTCGAAGCCAGTCGGCGGCTGATCTCGCCGGCGTGTTCGTTGACCGTCCTTGCAACCGCGCTGAGCCGGTCCTGCAAAGCCGCTGTCTGTTCGGCGAGGGCGCCGACGGAGCTTTCCGAAACCACGGCCAGGCGGCGGCTGATCTCCTCCAGATGCGCGTCGACCGCGTCAATGGTCGCGCCGAGCTGCGCATGCAACTCATCGGTCCGGCTGGCGAGGGTTTCGGTCTGGTCGCGCGTGCTGTCGGCGATGCGGCGGGCAATTTCGTCCGACCGTTCGCTGGCCGTGTCGACGGCGGCGGCGAGGCGCTCCTGCAGCGTCTGCGTTTGGGCGGCGAGTGCGCCGGCCGATTCCTGCGCGCTGGCGGCGAGGCGGCGGCTGATCGAATTCGAATGATCGTCGAGGGCGTTGATCGCGGCGTTGAGACGTTCGTGCAAAGATTCGGTCTGACTGACGAAAGCGTCGAGCGAATGCTCGCTCAACGCGCCGAGCCGTCCCCCGAGATCCTGGGCATGGCGGTCCAGCGCTTCGAGCGTCGCGCCGATCTGATGCTGCAGGCTCTCCGCATGATCGCCGAGCAGGGCGGCGGAGCGGCGCGAGGACGCGTCGAGCTCTTCGGCGACCAGCCCGGAGCGGTCCGCGAGCGCGCCGAGGGTTTCCTCGACCGTCGCCGCCAGCCGCGTATGCAGCGTGTCCAGCGTTTCCGAAAGCCGCTGCTGCAATCCTTCGGTCTGATCGCCGAACAGGGCGGCCGAGCGGCGCGAGGAGGCGTCTAGTCCGGCGGCCACTTGTTCGGAGCGTTCGGCGAGTGCGCCGAGCGTGTCGTCGATCGTCGCGGTCAGCCTTTCATGCAGCGCTTCGGAGCGGCCGGCGAAATCCGTCGCCGCCTGTTCGGCGGCAGAATCCAGCCGTTCGCTCATGAACGCCGAATGATCGTTGAGCGCGCCAAGCGTGCTTTCGAGCGTCGAGGCGAGCTGCTCGCTCAGCTGCTCGCTGCGGCCGGCAAAAGCGGCGATGGCGTCATCGGCAGTCAATGACAGATGCGTATGGACGCGGTTGGCGTGATCGTCGAGACGCCTGACCGTTTCCTCGACCGAATGGGCGAGGCTTCCGCGCAGGCTCTCGGTATGCGCTGACAGGGTCGCAGCGGTCGATTCGGCGACCGTTAGAAGATTTCGCTGCAAGTCGCCGCCGTTGCGGTCGAATTCCGACTGCAGGCGGCCGCCGCCCGCTTCGAACAGCGCGACCAGGGATTGGCCCGACTGGTCGAGCGTCTCGCGCGCGGAGCTGACGCGTTCCGCGATCATTCGGCTGAAGCGTTCGCCGGCTTCCGCGAGGTGGTCGCCGAGCGCGCCGCCCTGAACCGCCACCACCTCATGCAGGCGCCCGCTTGTTTCCTCAAGCCGCGCTGCGAGGCTGTCGCCGCGCGAGGACACGGTGTCGGCAATGCCCGCGCCGACGACGGCGAGCCGCTGGGAGAGGGAATCTCCCCGCGCGCCAAGATCGGCGGCGAGCGCTTCCTGAGCGTCTCTCAGCCGGGCGTTGATCTCGGCGAGGCGCTGGTCGAGCGTCTGCGCGACGCTGGCGCTCGCCTGCGCAAGATCGGCGGTCGCCGCCTCGCCGCGCTGGGTCAGCCGGCCGACGAGGTCGTTGCCGTGGTTGGAGAGGCTCTCGATCAGATCGTCGCGGCCGCGGCTGAGCGCATTTGTGATCTCCTCGCCCTTGGCGTTCAGCGACGCACCGACTTCGGCCGCCGCCGCGCCGACGCGCTCGGAAAACCGCGTCGAGACCGTCTCGATATCGCGCGAGACGGCCTCATGGGTCTGGGAAATCGCCCCGCGGACGCGGTCGGCGTTGGCGAGCACGGAGTCCCGCTCCGCCGCGAGCTCGTCAATCAGGGCGCGAACGCGCCGCTCATTATCGGAATAGGAGCGTTCCAGATTGGAGACTTCGGACCGCACCAGCGTCTCGAGCTCGCCGGCGCGGGCCAGCGCCCGTTCGATGCCGTCGCCCATCGAGGCGACCTCGCGCCGGATCGCCTGCGACAGCGTCACCATCTGTTCGGTCGCCGCCGTCTCCGGCGACGCGAGCCGCAGCGCGACTTCGGTCATAGAGCGGGCGGTGACCCGCATCTCCTGGGCGCGTCGGATCATCATCGCGGTGATGAAGAAGAACACGACCGGTCCGGCAATTGTCAGGAAATAAAGCGCGCCGACCGGAAGGGTCGAGCCCTCCGGGCCGGCAAACAGCGCCTCGCGGTGGGCCAGCAGATAGCCGAGAGTCAGCGCGACCCAGGCGAGCGACGCGATCGCGGCGACGATGGTCGGGGTCCGGCTCGGCCGCGCCTGAAGCTTGCGCAGCATCTCGCCGGCCGAATGGCGGTCGTCATTGGCGGGCGATGCGCTGCGCCGGATCTGGCCGGAGGAGGCTTCGGCGACGGCCGCAGCAAAGCTCGATCCCGGCGAGGGCAGCAGCGGGTCTTCGCTGGTTGAAGGCATGCGCGGCCCATTGCCGCGAAGGGCTGGCTTTTCGCTGTGGCTTGCCTCCGCAGCCGCATCGACCGAGGGCTCCTCCGAAGCTCCAAAGGGATCGCCGCCGCGCAGGTTCAGCGCTTCTTCGATGGCAAGAAGCGCCTCCGCAGCCGGATCGTGGATTTTGGGAGAGCGCGCCATCTGGTTCCTCTTCTAAGACATTCACGAGGGCGTTTAAGGTCTAGCGGCGGTCGAGCAGCGCAACGCAGGCGTAAAGTTAATTAAGTCTTACTTTACATCCACATCCGATGGATTCAAACCGAAGCTCGAAAGCGACTGAAAACATCGTTAACGCGGCAGCCGCCACCCTCGGGCGAGGGCATGAAAAGGGGCGCGCCGCCATCGCCATGCGTCGGCCTGATTGTGGCGTTGTTGCGACGATGCGGTTGGACGGTCGCCGCCGCTGAGCGGCTGCCTGAGCCTTGACTGCCGGGGCGGCGCGCTTCCTTTATTCGGCTGTTGCAGGATCGATTATTCCGGCCTTGCAGGATCGGCGAACTTCGGCCATGAACTGCGGCTGAAAGATTAGACCTTAGTCCTTGTCCGAGGCCGGATCATTTGCGGGACGCCGCTGGCGTCCGGAATTTCTCCGCCGCAACAGAGCTTAAGCGACATTCATGCCGAAAATAACTTTCGTCGACTCGCTCGGCGAAGCCCGCACCGTCGACGCGGAAGTGGGCTCGACCGTGATGGAGGCCGCGATCCGCAACGCCATTCCCGAGATCGCCGCCGAGTGCGGCGGCGGCTGCGCCTGCGCGACCTGCCATGTCTATGTCGACGACCCTTGGGGGAAGCTGACCGGCAAGGCCTCCGATCAGGAAGAAGACATGCTAGACTTCGCCTATGCGGTGCAGCCGAATTCGCGGCTTTCCTGCCAGATCACGGTGACGGAAGAGCTCGACGGCCTGCATGTGACGACGCCCGACCGTCAGGGTTAGCCCCGATTTGCGGATTGGCGGCGTGCTCTTGAAAGACCTGCGCCGGCCGAAGCCGCCGCCACGTGGCGATTTGCAACGCGGGCAAGCTGCGGCTAGAGCATGCCTCAAAGAGGATCACGCGCCGAATTTCTGATGTTTAAAGAGAGGATTGCGCCTCCGTGGAGGCCCGCCGCGGCGCAGGCGGGATCGCCATTCGCGACCGGCGCAAGGAGCATTTTATGAGTGAGACCATCAAGACCGACGTGCTGATCGTCGGCGCCGGGCCGGCCGGGCTTTTCGCGGTTTTCGAGCTCGGTCTGCTGGACATCAAGTGCCATCTCGTCGACATCCTGCCGAAGGCTGGCGGCCAGTGCAGCGAGCTCTATCCCGAAAAGCCGATCTACGACATTCCGGGCTATCCGATCGTCACCGGCCAGGGCCTCGTCGACCATCTGCTGCAGCAGATTGAGCCGTTCCATCCGACGTTCCATTACGGCGAGATGGTCGAGGCGATCGAACCGCTTGGAACGGCAGAGGCTCCGCTCTTCAAAGTGAGTGCCACCGGCGGCAAGATATTCGAGTGCAAATCCATCATCGTCGCGGCGGGCGGCGGCTCGTTCCAGCCCAAGAAACCCCCGATCGAAGGCATCGAGGCCTATGAGGGGAACTCCGTCTTCTACGCCGTGCGCAAGATGGAGGATTTCCGCGGCAGACACGTCGTCATCGTCGGCGGCGGCGATTCCGCGCTCGACTGGACGCTCAATCTCCAGCCGATCGTCGAACGGCTGACGCTGATCCATCGCCGCGATGATTTTCGCGGCGCGCCGCATTCCGTCAAGGCGATGCGCGAACTGGTCGCCAACGGCCTCATCGATCTTCATATCGGCCAGGTCGCCTCGCTCGCGGGGGAGGGCGGGCAATTGCGCGGGCTGACGCTGAAGGGCGCCGACGGCGCCTTGCGCGACATCGCCTGCGAGCGGCTCATCCCCTTCTTCGGCCTCACCATGAAGCTCGGGCCGGTCGCCGAATGGGGACTGAACCTGCATGAAAATCTGGTTCCGGTCGACACCGAGAAATTCGAAACCAATGTGCCGGGGGTATTCGCGATCGGCGACATCAACACCTATCCCGGCAAGCTGAAGCTGATACTGTGCGGCTTCCATGAGGGGGCGCTGGCGGCTCAGAAAATTCACCGCTACGTCTATCCGGACAAGAAGCTGACCTTCCAGTACACGACGTCCTCAACCAATCTGCAGAAGAAGCTCGGAGTCCATTGACGCCGCGGGCGTTACGCCGAAGGGGCCGCCATGAACCGGATCGCGCTTTATACCGGCTCCTTCGATCCGTTGACCAACGGCCATCTTGATGTGATCACGAGCGCCGCCTCCATCTGCGACGAACTCGTCGTCGGCATTGGCGCGCACCCGTCCAAGGCGCCCTTGTTCAGCGTCGACGAGCGCGCCGCGCTGATCGACCGATCGTGCCGGGATTTTCTCAAAGAGCGCTCCTGCCGCCTGTCCGTGCAGCCGTTTTTCGGCCTCGCCGTCGAGGCGGCGCGGGCGGCTGGGGCGCGGATATTGATCCGCGGCCTGCGCAATGGCTCTGACTTCGACTACGAAGCGCAGATGG contains these protein-coding regions:
- a CDS encoding apolipoprotein A1/A4/E, with amino-acid sequence MARSPKIHDPAAEALLAIEEALNLRGGDPFGASEEPSVDAAAEASHSEKPALRGNGPRMPSTSEDPLLPSPGSSFAAAVAEASSGQIRRSASPANDDRHSAGEMLRKLQARPSRTPTIVAAIASLAWVALTLGYLLAHREALFAGPEGSTLPVGALYFLTIAGPVVFFFITAMMIRRAQEMRVTARSMTEVALRLASPETAATEQMVTLSQAIRREVASMGDGIERALARAGELETLVRSEVSNLERSYSDNERRVRALIDELAAERDSVLANADRVRGAISQTHEAVSRDIETVSTRFSERVGAAAAEVGASLNAKGEEITNALSRGRDDLIESLSNHGNDLVGRLTQRGEAATADLAQASASVAQTLDQRLAEINARLRDAQEALAADLGARGDSLSQRLAVVGAGIADTVSSRGDSLAARLEETSGRLHEVVAVQGGALGDHLAEAGERFSRMIAERVSSARETLDQSGQSLVALFEAGGGRLQSEFDRNGGDLQRNLLTVAESTAATLSAHTESLRGSLAHSVEETVRRLDDHANRVHTHLSLTADDAIAAFAGRSEQLSEQLASTLESTLGALNDHSAFMSERLDSAAEQAATDFAGRSEALHERLTATIDDTLGALAERSEQVAAGLDASSRRSAALFGDQTEGLQQRLSETLDTLHTRLAATVEETLGALADRSGLVAEELDASSRRSAALLGDHAESLQHQIGATLEALDRHAQDLGGRLGALSEHSLDAFVSQTESLHERLNAAINALDDHSNSISRRLAASAQESAGALAAQTQTLQERLAAAVDTASERSDEIARRIADSTRDQTETLASRTDELHAQLGATIDAVDAHLEEISRRLAVVSESSVGALAEQTAALQDRLSAVARTVNEHAGEISRRLASSARDSVGTLAERTQALEQRIEAALSLLNEKSDAIGERLASTAEQSADAVAGQSEALRERLGAAIAALTAHNEEIARRVEAAAQQSAGALAGQADSLQERLGAVVAAIDEHSDAIAGRLAATADLSAGALAERTDALHERLGAVVGALDEHSIEMSERLEATAHYSIGAFAEHSEALHQRLNDTLAETLGALTQHTESMSGRLESTAQFTVNAFSGHAQSVHERLEATLSEALASLTAHTDDVSTRLSETARQSADALTSPVEALRERLAGAVAATLGALSDHAAEISEKLAATAANSAGALTSQTDALRATLSESLAALDAHLAEIGARLTSSADISANALGARTEALSERLALAVGETLGSLTKHADDVNQRLNATVGETLLTLGAQTDRVNERLEATTQRSLGALASHTESLQTRLASTLGETLGALSGYSDEMQDRLQGIGSQSLAAFADHTSGLEERLTLMLGEAFNTLTIQASQLTENLSARSQEAVQAFAGETQALQESFDATAQQAAAAIGYHAGDLNDRFTETASQAIDAIAVHSERINEALSSRLAMFEETFLGHGGAVASNLSDQTERFTATLSDRLGAIENTLTVRGGDLNERLARRAGETARALEGQIGDFENRTAARAQEIGQTLQALTERFDAGFESRATALDAALSARAGELARMLGEGSDNVIRALDGKAREIQATLASSAAALAQSLADRAAEIDATFAAQARSIATALDTRVSEFETLIAGRLDLTASELESRGRAVAEAIAARTSEIGDTLGQHASDINAALDREHGHVAASLSGRAAEIRDLLTQATEDLDATLAGRAGEIGDALGVRVNEISLALADRLSDIEGALGGRGEALHQGLLESAESLRDLFDRRGFDLVAALSARGGEIAEEMTNVGDLVTQTIESRGSAIVQHLGAKQEELAEAIDRSAAHLRDAFEAGASASLGALIDANGKLGAEMNEVIDRLVAGSASLQEQISSANLNFAGVETTLGRRMDEFRTVLAAVSGEVARLNEAASETVREAGGLAETIAAHRDSIASSADDLVRSQDQLDQSLGARRASLETLIGALDLRRRDFETMLSAFSGYMEQAFETVEGRARDVSAFMSESIGAAASEADQQLASVRASVVEGRERAAEAMRLACLEANAEIDGFFSQSSERFQSAVSDLRDMARTIQDELATTRELLKTSVAELPQETAQQAASMRKIVADEIKALKELSDIVTRSGRSLDVSAAPAPAERPSVAPARRPSPPVRPEEPARASEPPAPIEPRRPQNPAPTERSGWLSDLLARASTEETAPARPLRDLRPKALAPAPISSPPATTTQNTRPLEAISLDIAGMIDPDAFAEAWDRYRRGEPRPFFEQIYVGRGRQTFDEVRRRYRLNPEFRATIDRYVQEFERLLNELDRDGADAAMTQNYLASETGMVYTMLAHASGRFGQG
- a CDS encoding 2Fe-2S iron-sulfur cluster-binding protein; translation: MPKITFVDSLGEARTVDAEVGSTVMEAAIRNAIPEIAAECGGGCACATCHVYVDDPWGKLTGKASDQEEDMLDFAYAVQPNSRLSCQITVTEELDGLHVTTPDRQG
- a CDS encoding NAD(P)/FAD-dependent oxidoreductase, whose protein sequence is MSETIKTDVLIVGAGPAGLFAVFELGLLDIKCHLVDILPKAGGQCSELYPEKPIYDIPGYPIVTGQGLVDHLLQQIEPFHPTFHYGEMVEAIEPLGTAEAPLFKVSATGGKIFECKSIIVAAGGGSFQPKKPPIEGIEAYEGNSVFYAVRKMEDFRGRHVVIVGGGDSALDWTLNLQPIVERLTLIHRRDDFRGAPHSVKAMRELVANGLIDLHIGQVASLAGEGGQLRGLTLKGADGALRDIACERLIPFFGLTMKLGPVAEWGLNLHENLVPVDTEKFETNVPGVFAIGDINTYPGKLKLILCGFHEGALAAQKIHRYVYPDKKLTFQYTTSSTNLQKKLGVH
- the coaD gene encoding pantetheine-phosphate adenylyltransferase, with product MNRIALYTGSFDPLTNGHLDVITSAASICDELVVGIGAHPSKAPLFSVDERAALIDRSCRDFLKERSCRLSVQPFFGLAVEAARAAGARILIRGLRNGSDFDYEAQMAGMNAAMAPEIRTVFFVASPGVGHITATLVRQIAAMGGDVSHFVPQPVLRALEAKSKTDG